In Plodia interpunctella isolate USDA-ARS_2022_Savannah chromosome 4, ilPloInte3.2, whole genome shotgun sequence, the sequence gttttcataaataaaatatatacaaaataacttaCTGGAATGATTAGAATTTCTGGACGGTACATTCACAGGTTCGCTGGGATTGACATGATTTTGGTTGAATAAACTCATTGCGGTCGGCCTGAAACGGATAAAATCATtcaataataacttaaatttagGTCAAGTatcaaatatacataaaataaagactCCGAGATAGGTTTTCAAGTAAATACACACTCTCCCATATTTTGACCGCTCCATATTTTCTCCATATTAccttaattatgtttataaggaaagtaagtataaaatagattttgacgatttcacatttttaactatattcCTCCTGAATCATGTAATATTTGGGGCACATTTGTCATCGAAGTTGCTATAAATATAAGCTCAGCCGCATCATTTATTGACTATTAGAGTTTAATGACGAAAATTCATAAATGTCTTTAagcttaaattaataatttaaacaattataatcaGTCTGAAGTAGGAAGTGAATGATTTTGTCCTAATCTATTACAaatcaattgaattttaacaatttcaacACAAAAAAGGCGTGTAAAGATTCTTGCAGGGCCGCGCGATGACCACTTCTCATCAGATGGGCGTGTTTGCACAGTCAGTAACATAGAATTTCTGTATTCCGGCCAATCCCGTACCTGTTCTCAGGGCGCTGCCTCATGCTGGTGATGGTGGCTTGCTCGTCCACCTCCTCGATAACTTCGTTAGCTATCTTCATGCTGCCGCTCGTCGCCGTCGGCTTATTCAGCGCTGGATTGCTGGATGACACTGTAAAGCGCGACACTGAAAAAGATATATTGGCTCGCCTATCATAATTCTGTCTCTCTATCTCATTTTGGCGTTGTcacattcggggctgtgacgccgtgtACACAGGGGTCAGcttcaaaataaactaaaaaaattaaaatatcggCTGCAATTTTGAAACTGCCGAATATTTTAAACCCTCCGGGAATGCTTTTGTTCGATATCAGCTGTCGAAGGTTTTGTGTCGTTCGTGAATGTCatcgcctcgtatgacatccacgggaggatatagagtggataattattatttacactaatataatttcagttgaaataaataactttgatGATGTTGGCCTATCTGAACGTATGAAACCTAAACTATAAGATAGGACAGGTCGAGATTTCCATGTATGTAACATAGTAAATATAGCTTTTACACTAGTCCGAGTAATAATTAGGTCTCTAGGGAAACCTTGCGATTCGGTCGAAATAATATGTACCTtcacaaaaaatcttttcaataACGGTGCAAATTATCCTCAGTATATTTGTTAGTAGACTATAAAGAAATCAAATTCGTGCAACGATGCGCAACGAATGCGGCAGTAAACTCATCATTCATTTAGAATTGCTCAGTAGCaattaaaatgtgttaatTGTATCTATTTACTTACTCTTGACTAATTATATTTGCGAAACTCAAAtggaaattttgtaaactatgtaagtttgaaatttttgatgtaccgaattcaaaaatatatttaaataatgacagGCCAGTTTCATTGACTCCTGGATGTAAGTCTGTGATGCAACCAAGTGATATTCCtgataatatatagtatatacacTATGTACAATATACACACAATTTCTCCGTATCGCTATCTTTTTTGAAGAAGACAaacgaaaatattattgtatttccCGATTTCTTCACAGCCGCTGAGAGtgggagcccagggtccgctttcctacatcATTATTATGCTCGCCTATCCATCGTTCGTTCAATCGTCTCACCCCCATCCGGTTGCGATGCGACCTGGCCGGCAGCTTGCCGCTGCTCCTCCTTGGAGAACAGCCGCTTGAGCATGGACGTGACCGACGCGACCCGGGACATCGGCGTCTGCTGCAGTGACGTCATGGAGTTAGTCGACCCCATCGAGTTCCTGTCCTCTTTCTTCCCACGCTTACTACCACGGGACACAATAAAGTGGATGCCAGACTGTGCATCGTCGTTCATTTGGAGTTGCtgtgaatatattaaaaataatattaactaataaGGTACGTGAAAATATATCAGACACAAAGGTAACATCTGGGCACTTAAACTGAGGCtcgagttattttttattctaccaAGCAGGCAATTAATTAGGAATGCGGCCACGAGATAATATTGGTGGCAACacttttgttatgttattaaatagaAGTAAAACATCGACATTATACTATATTAAGGGCCTTATTCACCACTTGCTAACAAGGCGGCCATTTGTTGTAggtactaataaaaatatgtactcaATAAAGCTGTCATTTTCgtagagtttatctatctgtTCACCTGACACAGAATTCGATTTTGAACTCGATAACTATTTGTTGACGTTATTGTCTATAACGTATAAGACAAATAGTTATAGAGTCGGTTCAGGAtaaacctatttttattttaatttaacaactGGTGCAACAGGCcttatttgtaacaaaacagaagaaataataaacattttcttaaaattagtATTGCTCATATTTACAGCTTTACATTTAAAGGTTAAAATCAAGTAGAACAATAAACAGTGCGAGGCAAGATTGGCAGATAAACAACACGTGAGAAAAACATGTGGTTATTGTATCTTTGTACAGGAGATatcgcacacacacacacacacataactTGCTAATAAGAAGACCATTTACGAAAATTGAcgttcaaaatatcaagtataGAAGGCCGTTTAATAAGTAACACGCAGGAACAGCACGACGAACCTTCAGTAGGCTGTCAATAGAAAACAATTAACACACATTTTCGAATGTCAACTGTCGTCGTCATTTGTTATGATTTTCTATAGTGTTAATTGAACTGTCACTTTTTGTTAGAatgcttaaaaattaattcaaggAAGCTTggcttttttgttatttagctGTTAAACAATCAAccatatcaatttattatgttataggtacatatataaattaattacttagataaatacctaaatgtcacatttaattattatgtcatGGCTTCTtacatacttttaattatcaaaataattgattactacgtttctaactaatattacgtTGGCTAAGGTTAGTTTTAATCctataaaactaatttgttAACAGGGCTGCCATGTAATCCTATCTTTATAAGGAAAATAAACAAGGAcaaagaacaaataaaatctgtaaTAACCACAATTCCATTACATTTCCTGtgattcataaataaatagttaacgGATAAATAGCAAATTGATATTGCAGGTGTATTATGACCAGATTTAGTGTCTGgttatttctgtatttatcGACTGATTAAATtggttttaaaaaagtttaaatcagaaagcattaaataaacattgggTATCACCAAAGTAGATACCGTCACCTATATTTGAGATGGCACATGACCTGGCAACCCTTAACACCGACACACTGCTAAGCTCCATGTAGTCCGAGCGTGCAGCATGCTCAAAATAGGACGTATCTAACCTCGGGCGGGGCGAACTTGTAACTCACGGTGTTTGAGGGCACCATCTCGTCGATCTTGACGGAGGAGGGCGCCACCGTCACCATGCTGCGCTGGCGCACGGGCACGGCCACGCGCGCCGTCGAGGGCTCCGGGTGCTCTTCTCTCTGGTTCTCCGTGGCTATGGTGTACGGCAGCTCGGTGGGGAACACCTCGTCCCAATACTGGTCCTTGATCAGCTCCGGATGTTCGTGGTGCATTTCGTCCACGATCATGTACGATACCTATCGATAACACCATGTTAATTTGCTGACATCAAACATGTTGTGGGACAAACATAACGAAACGACACATGCAGAGTCAGAACAAGGTTATGTACCGTTTAAACATAAACGTTTATTGAATACGTCAATggttaaaattacatttaaaatggtTTGTGCTTGCTATGAATCATACAGAGCAATACATGTCAATAGCAGGTTACACAAAACTGTACTACTCACTTGTAAGTCTCTATCAATCAACCAGTTCACTTCGAAGTCGTCGTCATCTTCACCGAAGGGGTTTATTAGGGACTCCGCCACTTTCAACCAACCCATGTAGAAGAAGAATTCTAAGGTGCTAAATATCGGAAAATAGAGATCTATATTACTGATGTATACAGTTTCACTGTGAGACTGCCGCTTGTTATCGATCCACTGGCTTCCCAACGctgatgtaataaaatatgagtaAACAGCTATGGTAACTACCTGAAACAGAACAGACATATTAATTcaaaacatttgaaattagaccttcatagTAAAGCAAGTTATTacgtcaaatttcaaattaataaatatttttactatcttTTTAGAACGATCACATCATGGCATTTGATTactgtatagtatagtatgtaaaccaactaaaataatatgtaatacacATACttctttagaaaaaaatatatgatgataaaattattaggttcaaactgttgagatataaaccTTATCACACACagcataaattaaaagtaaattagcCATTGATAAACACAGAGCATTATTTTGCACGTGATGAAAAAGAACAATGAGTTCGATATGTTTTGTTTCCGCAAAGGAATGTGATAAGACAACTCATAAAAACTAAgttattataactttattgtaacaaaatacatCATCAAATTTAAGATGTTATGCATATTACAAtgctacatatatattttttccggTTAAAATGTATAACGATAAGAGATGTATAATAAGCTATGAcgtctataaattaaaatcttaatatgTGATCAAGCCacctttttaatattatgtaacttgTTATTCTTTcctacaaatatattttttattataaaatgaaagataagataattttaatataatttatatattaaaattatcttacATTTAGATATGAAGCAGTCTACACTATTACTAGCTATAATCCGTTAAATAATAGCACCAAACTCTTACTGACTTATCTAACACTtgcggcccgtcccggtttcgcttgggtaaaaccataatataatACCCTTAAACCTTTCTCGGAAATCACACaacctattggtgaaaaccgcataaaaaacgtgcagcagtttttgaatttatcgcgaacagacatacagacgcCATAGAGGACTTttgctttataatatgaaaggaTAAATTAGTTTAATGGCCCGAGACGTCTCAATGAAATACGTACCTGAGTATATACAAGGGGCACACTAATAGTGTCGTAACTGAGGAGCAGGCCCGCCTGCCCCCGGAATTTGTTGAGTTCGTCTATTATTGTTTTGACGGCGAAGTCGTCTCGTATCCGCCCTTCCTTCCGGGCTCGCGTTACTATGCTTGTCGCCCACACTATAGGTAACctaaaatcacaaaatgtaAGACAATAATCAGAATCTAAGAATACTGAAAGTATTGTTGCTTCCTAGTAACCCTAGTGCCCTACTTTGTAACAAACATCGACTTTGgttcagtattttttgagtGTAGATGGCGATTAGATCATTCATTTACTCatgaatttacaaataacTGCTGCATCAATAAAACTACGTGCTTTTATTTCACGGTCGTAAATGATGTTATGATGCCATCACCAAGTAAAATTTTAGTGTTATTTTATCGACTATTAGAAGAACTTAGCAATAACCATAATCTATACCTATTAATCCTCGGTACGGAAATCATTATCAACAGTAAGTCAAATAATGGTTGTTGTGTTACTCTCACTTTTACTGCATGTTTACTGTTAGGCGCTAAATAAACGAACAGGacatatattacaaaacatcCTTACCAATGTTTCGATGGCTTTGGAAATTTGTTATTGAGGTTTTCCATGATTGTCTTTTCATTTTCGAGAAGGAGTCCAGCTTCGACGAAGTTGCTGTTCGTAGGGAACCTTTTCTTCACGCGGGGGGAGATCATGGTAAGCACCATCGTGAGACAGAGACACACGTAGCGGACAATCGTGCGTCTCATCAGCCGCCCCCGCTCGTCCTGCCGGCTCAAGTGTAACATCATTTACTATGTCCTGTTTCCCCGCCATGTACCTAATTAACTGCATTTTAGTATCCATAGTCACAGTACAGTCGGGggtaaataaaactagtttaCTAGTTACTAACATATAGTGGGGTATATGGTATATATACACATAGTAGGTCATGTTTATCTGCTCTCGAATGTATACAGTGAAAAGTCGAACATTGCGGCCAATTGAAGAATATTGCTTAGTTTATCTTGTGTCAACGCATAACTCACATAAAAAGCAAATTATGTAGGCACACACTGCTACATTAGGCCACTGTCCATCTAGCTACATAAAGTTTTAGAAGATCTGACGAAGATATACCTAACAGTTCGAGGAATTAGGAATAGCTATAGTTAGGAATAGGTACTATTACGTATACGATACGAATGAGTTGGAAGGTCCAAATCCCAGACAAAATCCAATCGAAAATTCATATAGTTTGACTAATATGAATcatttccaaatttaatttccattCGCTACCATTACTCCAAAACATCGAAGGTCCTGGATACGTATCAAATTTCTGTGAAACAAAAATGGCAAAACCACTCTCTAAACATAATGACactgataaattataacataaatgtaaaaataaattaatacttgCATGCAACATGcacatttatgttttttattttgatcacTAACAACAATTATTTGTCATGCTTATTAACCAACAAAAGCCGCACATCTGGGACCAAGGACAACATTGCCTTCCGCCGACTAATAACGAGCTAAGATAAACTATCCTACTGCACGCTACAGTGAGGCCCACTCATATATTTTCCAATGATATTccacataattaataattaatatgtggGTAACGTCAGACTTATCATTTTGTAAACTAatctattataataagatCGCAAAGGATGACattcatgaaaataatttcgcTGTAAGTAGATATATTGTAGTTACTGTTCAAGTGATCAAAAGATAATGCccatttatgcaaaattttgcGATTTAATAAGGGTGTCAAAACATGAAGAAGGATCCTATCTACATTTAGAGAAAATTATCCGGAATCAGTATCCGGAATATAGAAGTTATATACCAAAAAAGCTAATTATATCTCAGTGCGCtagcttattttaaattccaaggaatgaagtttatttaattgtagtaAAACTGATTAGATTCGGGAATTCGCTGTATCAGAGATAGTTTCCgcatattttgtacattagcATGCGATATCAATGACTgactgataaatgttaaactcgTGGTGTAATTATAAATCTAGTTCAGAGTGGTAAAATGCCTACAGATGTAGAGGAAATAAGTAGGTGGCACATAATCACTGGCGGCAAGCACACATCAAGGCAAGCCTTTATTCAGCCTTGACATTGCAAACAATTGTTATTGTTTCGATACATATATCTAAATGTAGGTTTAGCAATTTAGTTTTTACCATTTTCcattataataaacacaaaaatatgttcCTTGTCTAAATATGTAATGACAATAAAGTACCACGTAGTCTAACATATTCACAAAGCTTGATGCTTCAGACATCAGATAAATTACTAACAAATGTTGATGAAATCATATATGTAAGAATATGCACTCTAGTTGATTGCCAACAGTGTGCGAAGCagagaaataaatttcatgatCAGCGAATAGGAAAATAATACATGTAAAGTTAATTATACCCAAAAGcacgaaaataataagaaattgcTCCTAATGCACTAGTTCGTTGCGTGCAAGGAATATTTGCGATTTCTTGTATAATAATCGCCAGTGCATGAGCTATCGCGTCGCcaatgtatttgtatgtcaTCGCTTTATCTCGCATCACATGATTAATGTTCCCATCAGATAGAATCCATCGCTTCGTTTATCGTTTGTTTTACAGCGGCAAAGTTATGgattcattaatttatgacTCAATCAATTCAACAATCGCCAAGTTATTGTCGCGCTGATAAGTTTTTCGGGCGgggattttataattttaactagaTCTTTTTTGTCGTCAGTCGTCTTTTTTGGCAAATGTTCTTGTTGTCAAATCAGAGAACACAGTATTCACCTAAGAACATGAGATATTCACATTCATATATAAACGTTAGCCAAAATCTATGcgaaagattttattaaaatccaagaaatgttaaaatcaaaaacataaCTTCATAAGATGCGCCATCTGTGACAGGCGttggacaaaaataaactaggtCTAAGTGAGTATAACTGACATGACTAATAAACCCAATAtccaaaataatacaataagaaTACCAGCGACCGGCTCTAGTTACATTCGTCTTGAAAATAATCTCAATGAATCGAAATTACACTAAAAAACTTCGtccataaattaattgaattgtaCCGGTGATTTAACTATGGAGtaattcaaaaattgttagtctaataaaattgtaatacctGTCCGTGAATGGTGGCAGAGACGAAGACGGCGATGGAGTCCGGCCATGGAATGGTGGTGTACTGGTTCCACCAGCGGTTCATTACCACGGTCACGTAGAACCCCAGCACGAACGACAGCGGGATCACATTGCCGTGGAAGCTGCAGTAATTCACCACACCTTCGAACGTTCTGGAAGAGGATTAAATTTTctcattaaaaatgttttgtaaaatcatcggaaagaaataaaaatttatttgcaaaaaacatgagtattataaattggtgttcatcatcatcataatcacAATCATGTCATGTCTGCCCACATAATGGTGTCTAATCACatcacatattatattattaatacggtacatacaaatttagcaatagataatttaaaacaatccaTTGCTAATCTTGTTGACAGAAACCCGTTGTcagaaataatttcttttcaatattatcTGCCCAAAATTACCTCAAAGTTGTTTCAGACTTACGAAATAATAACCTTTAGGCATATGTCAACACTGTTACGTAAGTCTTCAAAATATCTAGAGCTTACCCATTGATGATAATTCCTTCACGCTTTACGTTTATGAAACGGTTTGAATAGGAAATACCTACTTGTCTCTTATTTATAAGGAGATAAGAGAGACTTGTATTTTACGGTACGGTCGGTACGGTATATTTTGAGACGGGAAGAAAACCATATTACTAAAAGGTCGCTAAAAGATATCAGAAATAGCGAAAAACCCAAAAGGTGCATGGATTGCAAAGAAAAGTACTGATAGACAGAGTTCAATGGAAGGAGCACAAGCATAGCATGCGTGGGGAAAAAAGTCAAGAAGAGATAGgtacatgtattttaaattaattttacgtaCCTTTTTGCTTCTTCATCTAGTAACAGGCGGTAAGTTAAATTTAGGAAATAATATATCAGTAGGAACACAAGGAGATCCAGCCACACCAACTTGTAAATGCTGCCCCGCCATCTGCAACAAACATAAAACTGCTTTGATCAATGGTGTCCACTAATCATTATTTACGTAGTGTCGAATTCGCATACTCTTGGATTATGTTCTTGTTGAAGTAAGTGTCAGCATACTAATTTGCTTAGATACAGTCGTTAGTCATAGCCATGCACGATGGCTGGTTTTACCTTATTTGTGTGTGATGATTACGTCATTATTTGATTACGCGATAGGAACCAAATCAACAATACAGATTGCAGAattcgatttaatttttttattaatgtaaaatcaaaacccatttttttaagaacgcgtagatgaaatatatattatttcagtgATCATGATTAATATGTGGTTTGAATT encodes:
- the LOC128669307 gene encoding uncharacterized protein LOC128669307 isoform X6, giving the protein MNRWWNQYTTIPWPDSIAVFVSATIHGQDERGRLMRRTIVRYVCLCLTMVLTMISPRVKKRFPTNSNFVEAGLLLENEKTIMENLNNKFPKPSKHWLPIVWATSIVTRARKEGRIRDDFAVKTIIDELNKFRGQAGLLLSYDTISVPLVYTQVVTIAVYSYFITSALGSQWIDNKRQSHSETVYISNIDLYFPIFSTLEFFFYMGWLKVAESLINPFGEDDDDFEVNWLIDRDLQVSYMIVDEMHHEHPELIKDQYWDEVFPTELPYTIATENQREEHPEPSTARVAVPVRQRSMVTVAPSSVKIDEMVPSNTVSYKFAPPEQLQMNDDAQSGIHFIVSRGSKRGKKEDRNSMGSTNSMTSLQQTPMSRVASVTSMLKRLFSKEEQRQAAGQVASQPDGVSRFTVSSSNPALNKPTATSGSMKIANEVIEEVDEQATITSMRQRPENRPTAMSLFNQNHVNPSEPVNVPSRNSNHSNTRLSSSAPTNWSRADDGSPAAASLSAGSSPSLAGARARLDSDVGAELSAAGSNTLLDEVDGSEDPDADEFERLRCKREQDRHEKYLQKLMAARSVSAQQPTGSVELIDNDLLLEDLLAQSAASRQKEISNSEKKDT
- the LOC128669307 gene encoding bestrophin-4-like isoform X3, coding for MTVTYTGEVATCRGFGTFLKVLYRWRGSIYKLVWLDLLVFLLIYYFLNLTYRLLLDEEAKRTFEGVVNYCSFHGNVIPLSFVLGFYVTVVMNRWWNQYTTIPWPDSIAVFVSATIHGQDERGRLMRRTIVRYVCLCLTMVLTMISPRVKKRFPTNSNFVEAGLLLENEKTIMENLNNKFPKPSKHWLPIVWATSIVTRARKEGRIRDDFAVKTIIDELNKFRGQAGLLLSYDTISVPLVYTQVVTIAVYSYFITSALGSQWIDNKRQSHSETVYISNIDLYFPIFSTLEFFFYMGWLKVAESLINPFGEDDDDFEVNWLIDRDLQVSYMIVDEMHHEHPELIKDQYWDEVFPTELPYTIATENQREEHPEPSTARVAVPVRQRSMVTVAPSSVKIDEMVPSNTVSYKFAPPEQLQMNDDAQSGIHFIVSRGSKRGKKEDRNSMGSTNSMTSLQQTPMSRVASVTSMLKRLFSKEEQRQAAGQVASQPDGVSRFTVSSSNPALNKPTATSGSMKIANEVIEEVDEQATITSMRQRPENRPTAMSLFNQNHVNPSEPVNVPSRNSNHSNTRLSSSAPTNWSRADDGSPAAASLSAGSSPSLAGARARLDSDVGAELSAAGSNTLLDEVDGSEDPDADEFERLRCKREQDRHEKYLQKLMAARSVSAQQPTGSVELIDNDLLLEDLLAQSAASRQKEISNSEKKDT
- the LOC128669307 gene encoding bestrophin homolog 22-like isoform X4, which encodes MSYDQNLLLRLILCHKERRHLYDWLVSTKSGRWRGSIYKLVWLDLLVFLLIYYFLNLTYRLLLDEEAKRTFEGVVNYCSFHGNVIPLSFVLGFYVTVVMNRWWNQYTTIPWPDSIAVFVSATIHGQDERGRLMRRTIVRYVCLCLTMVLTMISPRVKKRFPTNSNFVEAGLLLENEKTIMENLNNKFPKPSKHWLPIVWATSIVTRARKEGRIRDDFAVKTIIDELNKFRGQAGLLLSYDTISVPLVYTQVVTIAVYSYFITSALGSQWIDNKRQSHSETVYISNIDLYFPIFSTLEFFFYMGWLKVAESLINPFGEDDDDFEVNWLIDRDLQVSYMIVDEMHHEHPELIKDQYWDEVFPTELPYTIATENQREEHPEPSTARVAVPVRQRSMVTVAPSSVKIDEMVPSNTQLQMNDDAQSGIHFIVSRGSKRGKKEDRNSMGSTNSMTSLQQTPMSRVASVTSMLKRLFSKEEQRQAAGQVASQPDGVSRFTVSSSNPALNKPTATSGSMKIANEVIEEVDEQATITSMRQRPENRPTAMSLFNQNHVNPSEPVNVPSRNSNHSNTRLSSSAPTNWSRADDGSPAAASLSAGSSPSLAGARARLDSDVGAELSAAGSNTLLDEVDGSEDPDADEFERLRCKREQDRHEKYLQKLMAARSVSAQQPTGSVELIDNDLLLEDLLAQSAASRQKEISNSEKKDT
- the LOC128669307 gene encoding uncharacterized protein LOC128669307 isoform X5, yielding MSYDQNLLLRLILCHKERRHLYDWLVSTKSGRWRGSIYKLVWLDLLVFLLIYYFLNLTYRLLLDEEAKRTFEGVVNYCSFHGNVIPLSFVLGFYVTVVMNRWWNQYTTIPWPDSIAVFVSATIHGQDERGRLMRRTIVRYVCLCLTMVLTMISPRVKKRFPTNSNFVEAGLLLENEKTIMENLNNKFPKPSKHWLPIVWATSIVTRARKEGRIRDDFAVKTIIDELNKFRGQAGLLLSYDTISVPLVYTQVSYMIVDEMHHEHPELIKDQYWDEVFPTELPYTIATENQREEHPEPSTARVAVPVRQRSMVTVAPSSVKIDEMVPSNTVSYKFAPPEQLQMNDDAQSGIHFIVSRGSKRGKKEDRNSMGSTNSMTSLQQTPMSRVASVTSMLKRLFSKEEQRQAAGQVASQPDGVSRFTVSSSNPALNKPTATSGSMKIANEVIEEVDEQATITSMRQRPENRPTAMSLFNQNHVNPSEPVNVPSRNSNHSNTRLSSSAPTNWSRADDGSPAAASLSAGSSPSLAGARARLDSDVGAELSAAGSNTLLDEVDGSEDPDADEFERLRCKREQDRHEKYLQKLMAARSVSAQQPTGSVELIDNDLLLEDLLAQSAASRQKEISNSEKKDT
- the LOC128669307 gene encoding bestrophin homolog 18-like isoform X1, with amino-acid sequence MSYDQNLLLRLILCHKERRHLYDWLVSTKSGRWRGSIYKLVWLDLLVFLLIYYFLNLTYRLLLDEEAKRTFEGVVNYCSFHGNVIPLSFVLGFYVTVVMNRWWNQYTTIPWPDSIAVFVSATIHGQDERGRLMRRTIVRYVCLCLTMVLTMISPRVKKRFPTNSNFVEAGLLLENEKTIMENLNNKFPKPSKHWLPIVWATSIVTRARKEGRIRDDFAVKTIIDELNKFRGQAGLLLSYDTISVPLVYTQVVTIAVYSYFITSALGSQWIDNKRQSHSETVYISNIDLYFPIFSTLEFFFYMGWLKVAESLINPFGEDDDDFEVNWLIDRDLQVSYMIVDEMHHEHPELIKDQYWDEVFPTELPYTIATENQREEHPEPSTARVAVPVRQRSMVTVAPSSVKIDEMVPSNTVSYKFAPPEQLQMNDDAQSGIHFIVSRGSKRGKKEDRNSMGSTNSMTSLQQTPMSRVASVTSMLKRLFSKEEQRQAAGQVASQPDGVSRFTVSSSNPALNKPTATSGSMKIANEVIEEVDEQATITSMRQRPENRPTAMSLFNQNHVNPSEPVNVPSRNSNHSNTRLSSSAPTNWSRADDGSPAAASLSAGSSPSLAGARARLDSDVGAELSAAGSNTLLDEVDGSEDPDADEFERLRCKREQDRHEKYLQKLMAARSVSAQQPTGSVELIDNDLLLEDLLAQSAASRQKEISNSEKKDT
- the LOC128669307 gene encoding bestrophin homolog 18-like isoform X2, yielding MSYDQNLLLRLILCHKERRHLYDWLVSTKSGRWRGSIYKLVWLDLLVFLLIYYFLNLTYRLLLDEEAKRTFEGVVNYCSFHGNVIPLSFVLGFYVTVVMNRWWNQYTTIPWPDSIAVFVSATIHGQDERGRLMRRTIVRYVCLCLTMVLTMISPRVKKRFPTNSNFVEAGLLLENEKTIMENLNNKFPKPSKHWLPIVWATSIVTRARKEGRIRDDFAVKTIIDELNKFRGQAGLLLSYDTISVPLVYTQVVTIAVYSYFITSALGSQWIDNKRQSHSETVYISNIDLYFPIFSTLEFFFYMGWLKVAESLINPFGEDDDDFEVNWLIDRDLQVSYMIVDEMHHEHPELIKDQYWDEVFPTELPYTIATENQREEHPEPSTARVAVPVRQRSMVTVAPSSVKIDEMVPSNTVSYKFAPPEQLQMNDDAQSGIHFIVSRGSKRGKKEDRNSMGSTNSMTSLQQTPMSRVASVTSMLKRLFSKEEQRQAAGQVASQPDGVSSSNPALNKPTATSGSMKIANEVIEEVDEQATITSMRQRPENRPTAMSLFNQNHVNPSEPVNVPSRNSNHSNTRLSSSAPTNWSRADDGSPAAASLSAGSSPSLAGARARLDSDVGAELSAAGSNTLLDEVDGSEDPDADEFERLRCKREQDRHEKYLQKLMAARSVSAQQPTGSVELIDNDLLLEDLLAQSAASRQKEISNSEKKDT